From a region of the Cognatiyoonia koreensis genome:
- a CDS encoding N-acyl homoserine lactonase family protein codes for MSVWEVHAVKYADRNGRTRADSFIFDDNHDQPHAMDYFMWVLRKGSETILVDTGYDAAEAETRARPIRMEPAEALRPLGIAPDDITTLIVTHLHYDHAGGLHLFPNATLHMQAAEMAYATGPCMCHDTLRMPFTADHVCEAVKRLYAGKVVFHDGDAEVADGVTVHCIGGHSRGLQAVRVRTDAGWLVLASDAAHFYENQRLRKPFPIVVDLQNMLDGFATLDRLASHPDLIIPGHDPLVRKAFPQDIADHIVRLDKGPTGRIDI; via the coding sequence ATGAGCGTGTGGGAGGTACATGCCGTCAAGTATGCGGACCGGAATGGACGGACCCGCGCAGACAGTTTCATTTTCGATGATAACCACGACCAGCCCCACGCCATGGATTATTTCATGTGGGTCCTGCGCAAGGGTAGCGAGACCATTCTTGTCGATACCGGTTATGACGCAGCAGAAGCCGAAACGCGCGCACGGCCCATACGTATGGAACCGGCGGAGGCGCTGCGTCCGCTTGGGATTGCGCCCGATGATATCACGACCCTGATTGTTACCCATCTGCATTATGACCACGCTGGCGGTCTGCACCTGTTTCCGAATGCGACGCTGCATATGCAAGCCGCCGAAATGGCCTATGCCACGGGTCCGTGCATGTGCCATGACACGTTGCGCATGCCATTCACGGCAGATCATGTCTGTGAAGCGGTCAAGCGGCTTTATGCGGGCAAGGTCGTCTTTCATGACGGTGACGCCGAAGTCGCGGATGGTGTCACGGTGCACTGCATCGGAGGCCATTCGCGCGGATTGCAGGCGGTGCGCGTGCGCACGGATGCAGGCTGGCTGGTCCTGGCTTCGGACGCGGCGCATTTCTACGAGAACCAGCGCTTGCGCAAACCCTTTCCCATCGTGGTGGACCTGCAGAACATGCTGGATGGTTTTGCCACACTCGACAGACTTGCCAGCCACCCCGACCTGATCATTCCGGGGCATGATCCACTTGTGCGCAAGGCGTTCCCGCAAGATATCGCGGACCATATCGTGCGGCTTGATAAGGGTCCGACCGGCAGGATCGATATCTAG
- a CDS encoding isocitrate/isopropylmalate dehydrogenase family protein, which translates to MAKNFEIAVFEGDGIGPEIMEPTVALLCDLAQASGAYDFTFLKLPAGAAHYAKTGESLPAASLASAQSADAILLSAMGLPHVRYPDGTEISPQIDLRKAFNLFAGVRPVRVSEGGLTPLKMAAGRSIDFVLIRESTEGLFYTQGKGEVTHDEARETLRITRDVSELLFAFAFNLAAERKHQGRGSGRVTCVDKANVFRAFAFFREIFDAEAAKHPDLKADHAYVDATALWMVQKPWDFDVLVTENMFGDILSDLGAGLMGGLGLAPSADIGLKNAVFQPCHGSAPDIAGQGKANPFAMILSAAMMLDWLGTKHGVSAMNTDAQRLRTAVDAQVARRADVTPDLGGTATTAQAAAAIGDALLTQT; encoded by the coding sequence ATGGCAAAAAATTTCGAGATCGCTGTTTTCGAAGGTGATGGTATCGGGCCTGAAATCATGGAACCGACAGTCGCGCTATTGTGTGATCTTGCGCAAGCGTCTGGCGCTTATGATTTCACGTTTCTGAAGCTGCCAGCTGGTGCGGCCCATTATGCCAAGACCGGTGAAAGCCTTCCCGCGGCGTCGCTCGCATCCGCGCAAAGCGCAGACGCGATCCTGCTGTCTGCCATGGGGTTGCCCCATGTGCGCTATCCCGACGGGACAGAAATCTCGCCACAGATTGATTTGCGGAAGGCTTTCAATCTTTTTGCGGGGGTGCGTCCGGTGCGTGTCAGCGAAGGCGGGCTGACCCCGCTGAAGATGGCAGCGGGCAGGTCCATCGACTTCGTCCTGATCCGCGAAAGCACAGAAGGTTTGTTTTATACGCAAGGCAAGGGCGAAGTGACCCACGACGAAGCACGCGAAACCCTGCGGATCACGCGGGACGTATCCGAGTTGTTGTTTGCCTTCGCCTTCAACCTCGCCGCAGAGCGCAAACATCAAGGGCGTGGGTCGGGCCGCGTGACCTGTGTTGATAAGGCGAACGTGTTTCGCGCATTCGCCTTCTTTCGCGAAATCTTCGATGCAGAGGCCGCAAAGCACCCAGACCTGAAGGCCGATCACGCCTATGTTGACGCAACCGCCCTCTGGATGGTGCAAAAACCGTGGGATTTCGACGTGCTGGTAACGGAAAACATGTTCGGCGATATCCTTTCAGATCTCGGGGCAGGTCTGATGGGCGGTCTGGGCCTTGCCCCCTCGGCGGATATCGGACTGAAGAACGCTGTGTTCCAGCCGTGCCACGGATCTGCGCCCGATATCGCCGGTCAGGGCAAGGCGAACCCGTTCGCGATGATCCTGTCGGCAGCGATGATGCTGGACTGGCTTGGTACGAAACACGGCGTGTCTGCGATGAATACCGATGCCCAGCGCCTGCGCACGGCGGTTGATGCGCAGGTAGCAAGGCGCGCCGATGTCACGCCTGACCTTGGCGGCACGGCAACGACAGCGCAAGCGGCGGCCGCCATCGGCGACGCGCTTTTGACGCAGACATGA
- a CDS encoding Gfo/Idh/MocA family protein, translated as MIRVGCLGAGYFSQFHIDAWQRIDGATLVGVADTDLTKAQATPAPAFGALDDMLSHATPELLDIIIPPAGHARAIRTAIKAGIKTIICQKPFCTSLAEAEDIVALADEKDITLIVHENFRFQPWYRTIKAAIDNGDIGTPLQATFRLRPGDGQGPDAYLARQPYFQKMDRFLIHETGVHWVDTFRYLFGDPTAVYADLRRVNPVIAGEDAAVLLFDHPNGVRTIFDANRCLDHAAENTRCTMGEGLFEGDKGTLSLFGDGSVHLRAFGSQDSQVLLAPDKSGTFGGDCTYHLQSHVIAALQGLAPFENTAAAYLIVIKTEQAIYSSAEHQKKVVVSSQ; from the coding sequence ATGATCCGCGTCGGTTGTCTTGGTGCCGGCTATTTCAGCCAGTTCCACATCGACGCATGGCAGCGTATCGACGGTGCCACGCTTGTCGGGGTCGCCGATACCGATCTGACCAAGGCACAGGCCACCCCTGCTCCCGCATTCGGTGCACTGGATGACATGCTGTCACATGCTACCCCAGAACTTCTGGACATCATCATCCCGCCTGCCGGTCACGCACGGGCAATCCGCACGGCGATCAAGGCAGGGATCAAAACCATCATCTGCCAGAAACCCTTTTGCACATCACTCGCAGAAGCAGAAGACATAGTCGCACTGGCCGACGAAAAGGACATTACACTGATCGTCCACGAAAATTTTCGGTTTCAGCCCTGGTATCGCACCATCAAGGCCGCGATCGACAACGGCGACATCGGAACGCCGCTGCAGGCGACGTTCCGGCTACGCCCCGGTGATGGCCAAGGGCCCGACGCCTATTTGGCGCGCCAGCCTTACTTTCAGAAAATGGACCGCTTTCTAATCCATGAAACCGGTGTGCACTGGGTCGATACGTTCCGCTATCTCTTTGGCGACCCAACCGCTGTCTATGCTGATTTGCGGCGGGTCAATCCGGTGATCGCGGGCGAGGATGCAGCCGTGCTTCTGTTCGATCACCCTAACGGCGTACGCACGATTTTCGATGCAAACCGCTGTCTGGACCACGCCGCCGAAAACACCCGCTGCACCATGGGCGAAGGGCTGTTCGAAGGTGACAAAGGGACATTGTCCCTCTTTGGGGACGGGTCGGTTCATCTGCGCGCCTTCGGTTCGCAGGATTCGCAGGTTCTGCTGGCACCCGACAAGTCCGGCACATTTGGGGGGGATTGCACCTATCACCTGCAATCCCACGTCATCGCTGCACTACAGGGACTCGCACCTTTCGAGAATACGGCGGCGGCGTATCTTATTGTGATCAAAACGGAACAGGCGATATATTCGTCGGCAGAACACCAGAAAAAAGTGGTAGTGTCTTCCCAATGA
- a CDS encoding Hint domain-containing protein: MKTGFRGTFVISWTQTELDGQQSPPVADLGPGRSWSWTGEAVRVDGPSGVLPLGMSEGEADLRKRAALTVRRLLLSMQTDTSRLDRVVLQDPLFDKNFVVTDGFDTWTVAVVSCGAGRKPLLMFQGEIPPRARELWVVRDNIGARLRSEAQQRPGGVICFTPGTMILTDQGPRDVASLREGDKIQTKDNGVSEILWLGQRHVTGARLMAMPALVPVRLRAGALEKDVPDAGLLVSPDHRMVLRGPRARALFSADEVLVPARDLVNDHTVIRDHAVKAVTYIHMLLPQHEIVFANGVATESFHPASAALATMQADEKDRLFDRIPDVRRNVDAYGGYARRVLSKSETAILRHYA; encoded by the coding sequence ATGAAAACGGGCTTTCGAGGCACGTTCGTCATCTCCTGGACGCAAACGGAACTGGACGGGCAGCAATCCCCGCCGGTTGCCGATCTGGGTCCTGGCCGTTCATGGTCATGGACCGGTGAAGCTGTGCGCGTCGATGGGCCAAGCGGTGTATTGCCGCTGGGCATGTCCGAGGGTGAGGCAGACCTACGCAAACGCGCCGCGCTGACGGTGCGCCGTTTGCTGCTGTCAATGCAGACGGACACGTCGCGGCTGGACCGCGTCGTTTTGCAGGATCCGCTTTTTGATAAGAATTTCGTTGTGACGGACGGTTTCGACACGTGGACGGTCGCCGTTGTGAGTTGCGGGGCAGGGCGCAAGCCGCTTTTGATGTTCCAAGGGGAAATTCCACCGCGGGCGCGCGAACTATGGGTCGTGCGCGACAATATCGGCGCACGCCTGCGGTCCGAGGCACAACAACGTCCGGGCGGTGTCATCTGCTTTACGCCGGGCACGATGATCCTGACCGATCAGGGCCCCCGCGACGTTGCGTCGTTGCGCGAAGGGGACAAGATCCAGACAAAGGACAATGGTGTTTCTGAAATCCTGTGGCTTGGCCAGCGTCATGTCACCGGCGCAAGGCTGATGGCGATGCCAGCACTTGTTCCGGTGCGGTTGCGCGCCGGTGCGCTTGAAAAAGATGTGCCCGATGCGGGGCTGCTTGTCTCTCCCGATCACCGGATGGTGCTTAGGGGGCCACGTGCGCGCGCCTTGTTCAGTGCGGACGAGGTGCTGGTACCAGCGCGCGATCTGGTGAACGATCATACCGTTATCCGCGACCACGCCGTCAAGGCTGTGACCTATATTCACATGCTCTTGCCACAGCACGAGATCGTTTTTGCCAATGGCGTTGCGACCGAGAGCTTTCATCCGGCAAGTGCTGCGCTCGCGACGATGCAGGCTGATGAAAAAGATCGGCTTTTTGATCGCATCCCGGACGTTCGCAGGAACGTTGATGCCTATGGCGGATATGCCCGCCGCGTACTGAGCAAAAGCGAAACAGCAATCTTGCGCCACTACGCCTGA
- a CDS encoding putative quinol monooxygenase, translating to MFAVCVTFRIKPEHLDEFMPIMRANAATSLASEPDCHCFDVLTDPDRPDEVFLYELYNDADAFQFHLDSSHFRSFDGATAKMIESKDVLTYRGVAR from the coding sequence GTGTTTGCAGTTTGTGTCACGTTCAGGATCAAACCAGAACATCTGGACGAATTCATGCCAATCATGCGCGCCAATGCTGCGACGTCTTTGGCCAGCGAACCGGATTGCCACTGCTTTGACGTACTGACCGACCCTGATCGCCCTGATGAGGTTTTTCTATACGAACTTTACAATGATGCTGATGCCTTTCAATTCCATCTTGATAGCAGCCACTTTCGATCGTTCGACGGGGCGACCGCCAAAATGATCGAGTCAAAGGACGTGCTGACCTATCGCGGAGTCGCAAGATGA
- a CDS encoding lipid A-modifier LpxR family protein: MRSLLTAAIIFLSVLASEAAAEQREAIGTGRLFTNDYFGDQRDRWRTGSYVLSHLRSPAPYDGQPRPFGDIIEYRFRGEIIAPQTGGNNEGMRPYVGALSLGAHTHFGFGGSLASLGADVTAIGPQTGLDRFQETFHEAFSLPLPSRRNQLDDEVFISGTAALSHLILLGDDVTLRPFAEAQVGVEDIVRVGGDVIIGAVGQEDLMLRDVVTGQLYRGTTSAGFGPSIMVGADIAAVGDSAYLPADSGYVASETRTRARAGVHYQVSEDISFFYGMTYLSEEFEGQPEGQVLGSLKLNFNF; this comes from the coding sequence ATGCGAAGTTTGCTGACCGCGGCCATCATATTTCTGTCTGTCCTTGCATCTGAAGCCGCAGCCGAACAGCGCGAAGCAATCGGTACAGGGCGTCTGTTTACCAACGACTATTTCGGCGATCAGCGCGATCGTTGGCGCACCGGCAGTTACGTCCTTAGTCACCTGCGGAGTCCTGCCCCTTATGATGGTCAACCGCGCCCGTTCGGCGATATTATCGAATACCGGTTCAGAGGCGAAATCATTGCGCCGCAAACCGGTGGCAACAATGAAGGCATGCGCCCCTATGTCGGCGCGCTTTCCCTGGGCGCGCATACGCATTTCGGATTTGGTGGTTCGCTGGCAAGCCTTGGTGCGGATGTCACTGCGATTGGGCCACAAACAGGACTCGACCGTTTTCAGGAAACTTTCCACGAGGCGTTCAGCCTCCCGCTCCCCTCGCGTCGCAACCAGCTTGACGATGAGGTTTTCATAAGCGGAACAGCTGCGCTGTCGCACCTGATACTACTTGGCGATGATGTGACCTTGCGCCCGTTCGCAGAAGCACAGGTCGGCGTTGAGGATATCGTGCGAGTGGGGGGCGACGTCATCATCGGGGCCGTCGGGCAAGAAGATCTGATGCTGCGGGATGTTGTAACTGGGCAACTCTATCGGGGGACGACAAGCGCGGGATTTGGGCCGTCCATCATGGTTGGTGCCGATATTGCCGCCGTGGGCGATAGCGCATATTTGCCTGCCGACAGCGGTTATGTTGCGTCTGAAACGCGCACACGGGCTAGGGCTGGTGTGCATTATCAGGTGTCAGAGGATATCTCGTTCTTCTACGGGATGACATATCTGTCCGAAGAATTCGAAGGCCAGCCCGAAGGGCAAGTGCTTGGATCACTGAAACTGAACTTCAACTTCTAA